In Desulfatiglans sp., the genomic stretch AGATGGCTGATCTCAAAATAATAGTAGAGGAAGGAGATCATGCTTTAGCAGGAGTCCTCTCACACAAGATCAAAGGGGCATCAGCAAATATAGCTAGCCCTTCTTTACAGCGGATCGCAAGTGACATGGAAAAGGCCGGCGAGTCAGGGGATCTGGAAAACCTGAAAAACCTTATGGCAAGGCTTGAAAAGGAATTTGATAAATTTAGACTTGAGACAGGAAAAAGGAATCCATGAAAGTTTTAGTAGCAGAAGATGACTTGACATCAAGAACAATCCTGGGGGCAATACTTGCCAAATGGGGTTATGAAGTAGTATTTGCGGTTGACGGGCAGCAGGCAATGGATATCCTGTCGCAGCCTGATGGGCCTAAACTTGCCCTTCTTGACTGGAACATGCCGGTTTTGTCAGGAATAGATGTATGCAGGAATCTAAGAAAAGCGCAGGTTAATGATACTATCTACATAATCATGCTAACCGCAAAGAGCGAGAAAAGGAATATCGTTGAGGGTCTCAATGCAGGTGCAAACGATTATATAATAAAACCCTATGACAATGAAGAGCTTCAGGCACGGATTAATGTGGGGAAACGCATGGTGGAAATACAGTCAGAGCTGGAAAAGGCCAAACATGCGCTTATCTATGAGGCCATGCATGACTCACTAACAGGGCTCTATAACAGAAAGGCCATACTTGAAATGCTTGCAAAGGAGCTTTCGCGGATTAAACGGAACGGCAGTATACTCCATATAGGCATGTGTGACCTTGATCATTTCAAGTTGATTAATGACAGATATGGCCACCAGACAGGTGATGAAATACTCCAGGGTTTTGCCAGGATCATGAACTCAAATCTGAGAGAACATGACTTTATCGGCAGGTATGGTGGAGAGGAATTTTTGATTATCTTACCCTCATCAGAAAGCAATATTAATAAGATGACATGTTTTACCAGGCTGCACAGGGTTATAGCAGATACAAAGATAGCGACAAGGTCAGGTGATCTATCTGTTACTGTGAGTATAGGCGTAACAAAAGCAGATGGAGAAAAGGGTATTGATGAGATACTGTCTGAGGCAGATAATGCCCTTTACAGGGCCAAGAACACAAGAAACGCCATATGCTATTCAGAACAATGTGGTGCGCCTTCATGATGGCTATTTATAGATCTCCTCATGATAGCATTTCCATT encodes the following:
- a CDS encoding diguanylate cyclase, whose translation is MKVLVAEDDLTSRTILGAILAKWGYEVVFAVDGQQAMDILSQPDGPKLALLDWNMPVLSGIDVCRNLRKAQVNDTIYIIMLTAKSEKRNIVEGLNAGANDYIIKPYDNEELQARINVGKRMVEIQSELEKAKHALIYEAMHDSLTGLYNRKAILEMLAKELSRIKRNGSILHIGMCDLDHFKLINDRYGHQTGDEILQGFARIMNSNLREHDFIGRYGGEEFLIILPSSESNINKMTCFTRLHRVIADTKIATRSGDLSVTVSIGVTKADGEKGIDEILSEADNALYRAKNTRNAICYSEQCGAPS